The genomic region atttttcaagcTCTTTTTCATGTTCTTCCTTTGAAATCAATCCTTTGCGATCTGGTGAGACCACACGCACCTGAGAAGCTGCAAAGAGATTGCATGTTTAGAAGGGCAATTATTTTTGATGAGGTTATCAAGCCAAGACCAAGAGAGTGGTCAGATATATGAAACGTATCACCAAATATCCAGAACTTTTTTATGCAGCTTTTAAAAAGACTGTTCCAATAAGAAGGACCTGTcgaggcgatttgggacactaagtcACCCACAGGACCTTATACTTACAAATGGGTCCAATGAGGAACATCTGACAGATCTCTTGTGCTCCCCACACAGTAATTCAACGAAGCCAGAGcagtacaccccggcttcattgcACAAGCTCCCTACCCATGGCACATGCGCAGTTAAGTCGGGATGTAGAATACTGGCTCAACTATGCAGGTCGAGAAGCTCTGAACCAACGCAAGTTTGTTTTCTTGTGGGACCACCTAAAAGGAGATTTAAGACCCTAAAGTACCCATGTGTGGCTTAATGTCCTAAATCGCTCCAACAGGTCCTTTAAATCCTTACATACCACTGTATTTTGCTCTGTTAGCCACACAAATTGCATGTAGCTCACAGCCCTCTTTGGTTAATCATGGTCACGTTGctgggccacaaacaatggcaCAGCCTGTTGCTTGGGGCCTGGATATTGCACACAGTCTGCATTAAGCCTAAGGGTCAGTTCATACATGGTAAAGATGCTGCAGATATTCCACATGTTGTAAACTACACATAGGGTGAAATATTATGGCACAGAAAGATGAGCATGCAGAAGATTATAGGACATCCAGGGTATTCATTATTTATGGAAAATTTAATTGTTTTTCAGAATTTCCTCATAGTACATTCCTATATCTGGATTTGAGATGCTACACGACAGTCATACCCTGGTGGTCAAGCTTCTCCACGTGACTCTTCAGTATGCGCCACTGCTGACGGATGCTGTTGACCAGCTGCTCTCTGGCCGCCTCACATGATAACTCAATCAGGTTGTCTTTACTGGAGTCTGCAGCATCATCTTCCCCATCAGAGAGAACCTGAAATGCAGGAGGAGACGAGTCAGCAAGAAGGATTGCACAGAAGTGGGTGTGGAACAGAACAAGACATTACACTAACCGGGCCAAGGCTGTCCTCTAGTTTCTCCTTAGCTTTAGGTTTCTGAGGGCTGATGATGGAGATCATTTCCTTCTTCATTTGCTGCAGCACCTTCTTCAGTTCTGCGTTCTCCAGCATCAGCTGCTTCTGCCGCTGTTCATAGTCGCTGAGCAGAACCTTGTACATCTCCTCCTCATTCCTGAAAGTCCACATCACACATTATGTATTGTCTACAGTCAGGTGCATAAATTATACTACAAGGCATGTGGCACAACAAATCATCCATATATACAGTTATGCCATATAACCTAGGTGTACTACACTGATTGTATCTGTTCCATTGCATAAATCTCCAGCATTGCAAAGTACAACCAATGACAGTTTATGTACTTTTGTAATACACACCTTAAAGGACATTACATCTATCATATCATCTATCAACAGGTTTGCTTTAGGAACTGCAGGATGTGCAAAAAAAcatatatgctaatgagcttcttGGGTCTGAAGATTAAATATGTATGCCCCAACTCTCTGAAGTTAAGCCTGGTCAGAGAATGAAACATGCGTATTTAATCTTCGCAGCCAAGAAGTGCTGCAGTGACATAGGCGGCAGCtcgtctggctcattagtataataattttataatatttaaatTATACCCTATGGCAATTGTTAAGCATACATATTAGGCGAATAATCTTTGCATCCTATGGGCTTATTTGCCCAAATTTTCTAAAAAACTTTATTCAAATTTCTACTTAATCTGCTACACACAAGTCTTACTCACTTGGCGTCCGTTTTGCTGGTTCTCCAGGCCATCCTCTTGCCATCGGCTCGTCCAACGTAGTTCAGCACATCTATGGCTGATGAACATACACACAAGTTATTGCATAAGCAGCAGGACCATGAGAGCAGTGAAACATGAAAGTACAATCTATTCATTTCAATATCAAGCCCTCAAATGTGTGGAGTTACAGCAACTGTTGGATATTGGAACATGTATTGAAGCTAACTGTACTTGAATACTGGCTCTGTACCAGATTATATGCTGATATCTAAAGCCACAAGCCTTTCACTTACTAGAACCTGATTTGCAAACACCCTTGTATTCAAGCAGAGAGCttagccaagcatgcatgtgttcaTATTAGAAGCAGGGGTGTAGCCAGACAATGGATCTCTAGTGGTGGCTTATCTCCTGGAGATAAAAggatgaggctacattcacacgaacgtatggggagtgtatatacgtccctcatacactTCTATTGGCTCACAGCCCTATACGCGCGGCACCGTACCCCTCAGTAGCCCgtaggaagataggacatgtcctatctttctacgtaatacggtgccgtgcgctgtaTTTTGCTATGGAGGGgctgtgctcatcccctgctcctctccgcagcactGATGTATGCCCGATGTacaacggtacggcgggcatacatcgcgtgaatgtagcctgaggcaGTAAAAATACCTCTCCGCagtactacggtatggcgggcatacatcgtgtgaatgtagcctgaggcaGTAGAAATACCTGAGCCGCCTCCTGACATCGGCCACCAGGGGAGAGTGAGGGTCTCCATATACATTACAAGGTGGACTGGTGAAATTGGCAGGGTGTGTGAagctatatataatatgcatatccAGCTCTATTTACTGAGCATTGCACCTCAGGTCTGGTCTCCTGAGTCATCCTTGTGCTCAAATTGTAAGATAAAACCATGATGACATATGTGATGAGTTGTGTATACACTGGACTTGTGTCACCTACAGATTTTTTTGTCTCTCTTGTCCATCACCAGCTGGTACATTCTCTCCTTCAGTTTGTTGTACTCCCGCTCCTTCCTCTTCATATTATGGTTATGCTGAGTGGATCGGCTGgcaatgatgttctgcagcttcTGAACCTGCATATAACAAGGCATAGGGATTTGTACCGCTTCCCATTGCAGAGATGACTGACATTAAGTGGCATGTGCCATAAATAATGGAAACAGACCAATTCTACAGTTTTCCTggtgttaaaagggttgtctcaaTATTTATACACAGGATGTGGGGCAATTGAGGGGGTCTCAATTGTCACATCCCCCGTAGAAGTTGTACGAGGTCACCCGTACTGTATGCTGATACAGAAGTCCTGTAGTCGGTGGAGCACAGGGCAGAGCTCTGTTGATTCTTATGGGACTTCCAGTTAGCCATCACAACAATATCCAGAAGATCAGAGCAGATCAGAGGAACTTGCTGTTCTGCTGATTGTAGGGCTGGGGAAACAGCCAAGACCCCCTGCAATCATATTCACCCATTATCACGTGGTAAATATGACTGACCTCCTCTTTCTCATTCTTCAGGAGCTGGAGCAGGTTGTGGTTCTTGCACTGCTGCTGGCGCTCTCTCTCCAGGAGGGAGGCGTTTTCTCGCTTAGTCAGATCCAGCTGATCCTGTTATACAGAACAAAAGAATGATATGACGTCATAtgactgcacacagcactaaataTAAATGTGACTCGTCTCTGCTCACCTTAAGTTTGCTGTGACTGTTCTGCAGATGCTCCAGGTCGCTGTTCACTTTGAGAAGCTGCATTTCTACATCTTCTCGCCTTCTCAGGTCTCGGGTGTGTTGCTGGAGTAGCTCGTGGACACAGTTCACGATGGACACTACATGTAGCCTCCTACCACCACCATTTTTGGATGCCGTTTGCAACGAAGGAAACCCCAATGTTATAAGCTCCTACAAGCACAGGAAATATCATTGTAATGCAATTCACTAAATGACATTGCTGTTAGACCTTCCA from Engystomops pustulosus chromosome 10, aEngPut4.maternal, whole genome shotgun sequence harbors:
- the SSX2IP gene encoding afadin- and alpha-actinin-binding protein isoform X1, with translation MGDWRTGIMPESDNRIISRYNSEPRMTSPSLLPPSFMAKMSQESNFCNEDNVEQCITYIDQELITLGFPSLQTASKNGGGRRLHVVSIVNCVHELLQQHTRDLRRREDVEMQLLKVNSDLEHLQNSHSKLKDQLDLTKRENASLLERERQQQCKNHNLLQLLKNEKEEVQKLQNIIASRSTQHNHNMKRKEREYNKLKERMYQLVMDKRDKKISIDVLNYVGRADGKRMAWRTSKTDAKNEEEMYKVLLSDYEQRQKQLMLENAELKKVLQQMKKEMISIISPQKPKAKEKLEDSLGPVLSDGEDDAADSSKDNLIELSCEAAREQLVNSIRQQWRILKSHVEKLDHQASQVRVVSPDRKGLISKEEHEKELEKLKTEIHSCKETIKNQQCLLQQQVVVGSDDDSSTLLQDCYLLEDQERLQQEWKLFNEQKKNFEKERRNFTEAAIRLGHERKMFEEDRALWLKHQFLNMTLFSDRKSSEHCQSLSALSPDQECPNNQSPQSNLRSSSSGDVTRSAGKSLPATPATKQPLHRYRSSRIDSNGSDL
- the SSX2IP gene encoding afadin- and alpha-actinin-binding protein isoform X2 — translated: MGDWRTGIMPESDNRIISRYNSEPRMTSPSLLPPSFMAKMSQESNFCNEDNVEQCITYIDQELITLGFPSLQTASKNGGGRRLHVVSIVNCVHELLQQHTRDLRRREDVEMQLLKVNSDLEHLQNSHSKLKDQLDLTKRENASLLERERQQQCKNHNLLQLLKNEKEEVQKLQNIIASRSTQHNHNMKRKEREYNKLKERMYQLVMDKRDKKISIDVLNYVGRADGKRMAWRTSKTDAKNEEEMYKVLLSDYEQRQKQLMLENAELKKVLQQMKKEMISIISPQKPKAKEKLEDSLGPVLSDGEDDAADSSKDNLIELSCEAAREQLVNSIRQQWRILKSHVEKLDHQASQVRVVSPDRKGLISKEEHEKELEKLKTEIHSCKETIKNQQCLLQQVVVGSDDDSSTLLQDCYLLEDQERLQQEWKLFNEQKKNFEKERRNFTEAAIRLGHERKMFEEDRALWLKHQFLNMTLFSDRKSSEHCQSLSALSPDQECPNNQSPQSNLRSSSSGDVTRSAGKSLPATPATKQPLHRYRSSRIDSNGSDL